A segment of the Paracoccus suum genome:
GCGTCACGTGGTGGGCAGAGTGTCTGCGGCTGAGCGAATGCCACAGGCTGGCGGCGACCATCACCCCCGAAAGGATCAGTCCGGCGATTCGGCCCTCCTGCTCGGCTACCCAAGGCCAGGCGGCACCGGCGAGCAGCGCGATGACGAACGGCAGATGCACCGACAGGCGATTCTCGCGCAGCGGCATGGCATGGGTGCGCGGGCCGGTGCGGCGCGAAATCTCGGCCAGAAGGCAACGCAGGGCGTGCAATCCGACCGCGAGCCAGACGCCGGCGAGCAGTATTTTCAGCGCGATTCCTGTAGGCCGTGCCATTCCCGGGGCCGGCCCCGCTGCCTCGCCCAACAGATCCGGCAGCATGACCGAGAACCTCTGGAACGATAGCGCCGGCGCGACCGCAAAGCCGATCGAGCTTGCTAGGAAGATGACCGAAGCCACCACGAGCATGAGAACGCCAGCCCACCGCATTACCCCGAACGCGCCTGCGTGAGGGATGGTTCGGCGCGACAATCTCACGTCGCCGTGGAAAGTGCTGCGACCGCCGGGCGATCCGCCAACCCGGCGCACGCCCGTGGAAAATCCCTCACCGCAAGGTTGCGCGGGTTCAACCTGCGCAACCGGATGAGCGGCACGCCGCCCCCTAGGCCAGCGTGCCGTCCACCGTCAGCGTCAGCCGGCCGCCAAGCCAGGGGGCCAGCGCCTCGGGCAGGATCACCGATCCGTCGGCCTGCTGGCCGTTCTCCAGCACCGCGATCAGGGTGCGGCCGACTGCGAGGCCCGAGCCGTTCAGCGTGTGCACGAACTCGGGCTTGCCGCCGCCCTCGGGGCGATAGCGGGCGTTCATCCGCCGGGCCTGGAAATCGCCGACATAGCTGATGCTGCTGATCTCGCGATAGCGGTTCTGGCCCGGCAGCCAGACCTCGATGTCATGCGTTATGCGCGCGCCAAAGCCCATGTCGCCGGCGCAGAGCACGACGGTCCGATAGGGCAGGCCCAGACCCTCCAACACCGCCTCGGCGCAGGCGGTCATCCGGGCGTGCTCGGCTTCGCCCGTCGCGGCATCGGTGATCGAGACCATCTCGACCTTCTCGAACTGGTGCTGCCGCAGCATTCCTGCGGTGTCGCGCCCGGCGCTGCCCGCTTCGGAGCGAAAGCACTGGGTGTCGGCGACATAGCGCAGCGGCAGTTGCGCTGCCTCCAGCGTCTGGCCGGCGACGGTATTGGTCAGCGTCACCTCGGCCGTCGGAATCAGCCACCATCCCTCGCGAGTCTGATAGCTGTCCTCGGCGAACTTCGGCAGCTGGCCGGTGCCGTACATCGCCTCTGGCAGGACCAGGACCGGCGACCAGACCTCGGTCAACCCGTGCTGGTCGACATGCAGGTCAGTCATGTACTGCGCCAGCGCCCGGTGGATGCGGGCCACGGCTCCGCGCAACATCACGAACCGCGTGCCGGACAGGCGAGCAGCGGTTTCAAAATCCATTCCGGGCTTTACGCCGGGAATCTCGAAATGTTCCAGCGGCGTGAAGGCTTGGTTGTGCAGGGCGCCCCAGCGCTTGATCTCCACATTGGCGGTCTCGTCGGCGCCGTCGGGAACGCGCGGCAGCGGGCTGTTCGGTAGCTCCATCAGGGCGTCGCGCAACTCGCGGTCCAGCGCCTCGGCCTCGGCCATGGCGGTTGCGACCTCGGCCTTGCGGGCGGCTACGGAATCGCGCGCCGCGGCAAAGGCGGCGTCGTCGCCGCGACCCTTGGCGGCCCCCGCCTCGCGGCTGAGCCGGTTCTGGTCGGCCTGCGCTGTCTCGGCCGAGGCGATACGCGCCCGGCGCGCGGCGTCCAGTGCCAGCAGCGGGCACGATTGCGGCGGCAGTCCCCGCCGGGCGAGCGCCGCGTCAAAGGCGTCGGGATTGTCGCGGATGGCGCGAATGTCGTGCATGGATGCCTCCGGGGTCGAACCCGGCGAGGGGTAGCGCATGCTTCCCGGCTGGAAAAGGGTGCGTGGCGCCAGATTTTCTGCGCGGCCAGAGGTTTGATGCGCGCCTCCCCTTGCCCCCGTCAGCGGCCTGCGGCAGGTCGGCGACATGGCGCAAGCACCCCAGACCCCCCGCAATGACCTTATCGGTGTCGGCTGGATGCTCGCCACCGGCCTGACCTTCGTGGCCATGAACGGCATTGTGCGCCATCTCGGCACCGGATTGCCGGCCGCCGAGAACGCGTTCCTACGCTTTGCCTTTGGCCTGCCGCTGTTCCTACCCACGCTGATCCCGGCGCTGCGCCGCGGCTTTCCCCGTGACCTCTGGGCCGGCTTTGCGCTGCGCGGGGCACTGCACTGCCTTGGCGTCATCGGGTGGTTCTACGCGATGGCGCATATTTCGCTCGCCGAGGTGACGGCCATTGGCTACGTCAACCCCGTCCTCGTCACCATCGGCGCCGCGCTGTTGATGGGCGAGCGGCTGAGTTGGCGGCGCATGGTGGCGATCGGGGTGGCGCTGGTCGGCATGCTGATCGTGCTGCGGCCCGGCCTGCGGGCGCTGGGCAGCGGCCATCTGGCGCAGCTCTGCGCGGCGGCGATGTTCGCCGCGAGCTATCTGATCGCAAAGCGGCTGGTCGAGCGCACCTCGCCCGCAGTCGCCGTGGCGATGATGACCGCCACGGTCACGCTGGCGCTTGCGCCGATTGCCGCCGCCGTCTGGGTGCCGCCGGAACCGTGGCACTACCGATGGCTGCTGCTGGCGGCAGGAATGGGCAGCCTCGGCCATTACTTCATGGCTCGGGCCTTTGCCGTGGCGCCAATGACGGTGACGCAACCGGTCACCTTCCTGCAACTGATCTGGGCCAGCCTGCTGGGCACGATTGTGTTTGGCGATCAGGTGGACCTGTTCGTGATCCTCGGCGGGGGGCTGATGATCGGCGCGGTCAGCTACATCACCTGGCGCGAGGCGGCGCGGCGCAGCCCCATCACGCCGCCGATCGACGTTGCCAAGGGCGCCTGAGGCGCCGCGGGGCGCCCTAGCGCTGCGCCACCCGCCAATCCTGCGGCATCTCCGGGCCCAGGTTCGAAGGCGCCAGCATGCCGCGGCCAAGAATATGATCGGCGACCTTTTCCCCGACCATGATCGACGGCCCGTTCAGGTTGCCATTGGTGACCCGCGGAAAGACCGAGCTGTCGGCCACCCGCAGCCCCTCGACGCCGATCACCCGCGCTTCGGGGTCAACGACCGCCAGCGGATCGCTGACGGCTCCCATGCGGGCCGTGCCGCAGGGGTGATAGGCGCTCTCGACATGCTGGCGCAGGAAATCGTCCAGCGCTGCATCGCTCTGCAGATTTTCCCCCGGCTGGATCTCGCCGCCCATGAAGGGCGCCATTGCCGGCTGGCCCATGATCTCGCGCGTCAGGCGGATGGCGCGGCGAAAATCGCGCCAGTCGTCCTCATGGCTCATGTAGTTGAAGCGGATCTCGGGCGCGGATTCGGGGGCTGGGCCTGACAGGCGTACGGTGCCGCGCGACTTGGACCGCATGGGGCCGACATGGGCCTGGAACCCATGACCCACGGCTGCCGCCTTGCCGTCATAGCGCACGGCAAGCGGCAGGAAATGATACTGGATGTCGGGATACTCGACCCCTGCGGCCGAGCGGATGAAGCCGCAGGCCTCGAACTGATTCGACGCGCCGAGCCCACGTCCCGTGGCCAGCCATTGCGCGCCGATGCGGGCCTTGCCCCACAGGTTCCAGTGCTTGAACAGCGTCACCGGCTGGCTGGCGGCGAACTGCATGTATATTTCCAGATGGTCCTGCAGGTTGCCGCCGACCCCCGCGCGGTCGGCCAGAACCGGGATGCCATGCGCCGCCAGATGCGCCGCCGGGCCGATGCCCGACAGCATCAGCAGCTTGGGGGTGTTGATCGACGAGGCCGAAAGGATCACCTCACGCCCGGCCTTGATCCGGCCGCCCCCGGCCATCGCGATCCCAGTGGCACGCCGGCCGTCGAAGGTGACGCGCGCCGCGAAGCCGCGGATCACCCGCAGCCGACCGGTCTTTTGCGCCGGGCGCAGATAGGCATTGGCGGCGGACCAGCGGCGGCCCTGCCAGATGGTCGCCTCCATGGGACCGAACCCCTCCTGCCGGGCGCCGTTGTAATCGTCGGTGACGGCGTAGCCGGCCTCGGCCCCGGCGGCGATAAAGGCGTTGAACAGCGGATTACTGCGCGGCCCGCGCGTAACGTGCAGTGGCCCGCTGCGGCCGCGATAGGCGGCGTCGGGCGCGTCCTCGGGGCCGTGCCAACTCTCCATGCGCTGGAAATAGGGCAACACGTCGGCATAACCCCAGCCGGCCGCGCCGACCTCGGCCCAGTGGTCGTAATCCCGCGCATGGCCGCGGACATAGACCATGCCGTTGATCGAGGACGAGCCGCCCAGCACCCTGCCGCGCGGCGTCGCAAGGCGTCGGCCGCCCAGATGCGGCTCGGGCTGGGACTGAAAGCCCCAGTCATAGATGCGCATGTTCATCGGATAGCTCAGCGCCGCCGGCATCCGGATGAAGGGGCCAGCGTCGCTGCCACCCGCCTCGATCAGGGCGACGGTGTGGCCGGCCTCGGTCAGGCGATAAGCCAGCGCGCAGCCGCCCGATCCCGCGCCGACGATGACGTAGTCGGCCGAGACATCGGCGCGGGGCTGAAATCCGGCGCTCATACCGGGGCCTCGACGCCGCCCATGCCGACATAGACGGTCTTGACCTGGCTGTAATGCTCGATCGCGGCGGCCGCGTTCTCGCGCCCGATGCCCGATTGCTTGACGCCGCCGAAGGGCATCTCGACCGGGGTCAGGTTATAGGCGTTGATCCAGACCGTGCCCGCCTCGAACCCGGCGGCGACGCGGTGGGCGCGGGCCAGATCGCGGGTAAAGACACCGGCGGCGAGGCCAAAGGGTAGGGCGTTCGCGCGCGCCAACGCCTCCTCTTCGGTGGTAAAGGTCAGCGCGGTCAGCACCGGGCCGAAGATCTCGCTGGTTGCGAGCGGATTGGCGTCATCGGCAACAAACACGGTGGGCGGCACGAAGGGTCCGTCGCCGGGGCCACCGCAGACCAACCGCGCGCCAGAGGCAATGCCGGC
Coding sequences within it:
- the betA gene encoding choline dehydrogenase; amino-acid sequence: MSAGFQPRADVSADYVIVGAGSGGCALAYRLTEAGHTVALIEAGGSDAGPFIRMPAALSYPMNMRIYDWGFQSQPEPHLGGRRLATPRGRVLGGSSSINGMVYVRGHARDYDHWAEVGAAGWGYADVLPYFQRMESWHGPEDAPDAAYRGRSGPLHVTRGPRSNPLFNAFIAAGAEAGYAVTDDYNGARQEGFGPMEATIWQGRRWSAANAYLRPAQKTGRLRVIRGFAARVTFDGRRATGIAMAGGGRIKAGREVILSASSINTPKLLMLSGIGPAAHLAAHGIPVLADRAGVGGNLQDHLEIYMQFAASQPVTLFKHWNLWGKARIGAQWLATGRGLGASNQFEACGFIRSAAGVEYPDIQYHFLPLAVRYDGKAAAVGHGFQAHVGPMRSKSRGTVRLSGPAPESAPEIRFNYMSHEDDWRDFRRAIRLTREIMGQPAMAPFMGGEIQPGENLQSDAALDDFLRQHVESAYHPCGTARMGAVSDPLAVVDPEARVIGVEGLRVADSSVFPRVTNGNLNGPSIMVGEKVADHILGRGMLAPSNLGPEMPQDWRVAQR
- the serS gene encoding serine--tRNA ligase, encoding MHDIRAIRDNPDAFDAALARRGLPPQSCPLLALDAARRARIASAETAQADQNRLSREAGAAKGRGDDAAFAAARDSVAARKAEVATAMAEAEALDRELRDALMELPNSPLPRVPDGADETANVEIKRWGALHNQAFTPLEHFEIPGVKPGMDFETAARLSGTRFVMLRGAVARIHRALAQYMTDLHVDQHGLTEVWSPVLVLPEAMYGTGQLPKFAEDSYQTREGWWLIPTAEVTLTNTVAGQTLEAAQLPLRYVADTQCFRSEAGSAGRDTAGMLRQHQFEKVEMVSITDAATGEAEHARMTACAEAVLEGLGLPYRTVVLCAGDMGFGARITHDIEVWLPGQNRYREISSISYVGDFQARRMNARYRPEGGGKPEFVHTLNGSGLAVGRTLIAVLENGQQADGSVILPEALAPWLGGRLTLTVDGTLA
- a CDS encoding DMT family transporter, whose amino-acid sequence is MAQAPQTPRNDLIGVGWMLATGLTFVAMNGIVRHLGTGLPAAENAFLRFAFGLPLFLPTLIPALRRGFPRDLWAGFALRGALHCLGVIGWFYAMAHISLAEVTAIGYVNPVLVTIGAALLMGERLSWRRMVAIGVALVGMLIVLRPGLRALGSGHLAQLCAAAMFAASYLIAKRLVERTSPAVAVAMMTATVTLALAPIAAAVWVPPEPWHYRWLLLAAGMGSLGHYFMARAFAVAPMTVTQPVTFLQLIWASLLGTIVFGDQVDLFVILGGGLMIGAVSYITWREAARRSPITPPIDVAKGA